From a region of the Impatiens glandulifera chromosome 4, dImpGla2.1, whole genome shotgun sequence genome:
- the LOC124936371 gene encoding very-long-chain 3-oxoacyl-CoA reductase-like protein At1g24470, with translation MIKEQPLWILIPAIIGFLRLSNYILTFVIWVFITFIRKPKNLIKNYGSWALVTGSTDGIGKSMAIQLAEQGLNLVLVSRDLGKLKLVSELILGKYKNTQIRCVAVDLSGAGEGVIAAVEAAVMGIDLGVVVNNAGVTYEEARYFDEVEEREWMNVVKVNLEGTTRVTKVVLKGMMERKRGAIVNVGSGAAIVVPSHPLFAVYAATKAYIDKFSSSLHMEYKEFGIHVQCQVPLYVSTKMAAKVAFLKGNPTMFVPSSDDYARAAIRRIGYESRCTPYWTHSFQWFLVSLLPEFVIDAWRLSIGIQRREKGRRHRSHNRLHSTS, from the exons atgataaaagaGCAGCCTTTATGGATACTAATTCCGGCTATCATCGGTTTCCTTCGTCTCTCCAATTACATACTAACTTTTGTAATCTGGGTATTCATCACCTTCATCAGAAAACCCAAAAATCTGATAAAAAATTACGGGTCATGGGCTCTGGTTACCGGATCCACAGACGGGATAGGAAAATCCATGGCAATACAGTTAGCCGAACAAGGGTTAAACCTCGTACTAGTTAGCAGAGATCTAGGAAAGTTGAAATTAGTTTCGGAGTTAATTTTGGGCAAATATAAGAATACCCAGATAAGATGTGTGGCGGTGGATTTATCCGGCGCCGGCGAAGGAGTGATTGCGGCGGTTGAGGCGGCGGTGATGGGTATTGATTTGGGTGTTGTGGTGAATAATGCAGGAGTGACTTATGAAGAAGCTAGATATTTTGATGAGGTTGAGGAGAGAGAATGGATGAATGTGGTGAAGGTGAATTTGGAAGGGACAACTAGGGTTACGAAAGTTGTTTTGAAAGGGATGATGGAAAGGAAGAGAGGTGCGATTGTTAATGTTGGATCTGGTGCTGCCATTGTTGTTCCTTCTCATCCTTTGTTTGCTGTTTATGCTGCAACTAAAGC GTATATTGATAAGTTCTCAAGTAGCCTCCACATGGAATACAAGGAATTTGGGATACATGTCCAATGCCAG GTTCCTTTGTATGTTTCAACAAAGATGGCAGCAAAAGTTGCATTCTTGAAAGGCAATCCGACGATGTTCGTGCCTTCGTCGGACGACTACGCGAGGGCAGCAATCCGACGCATCGGTTATGAATCGAGGTGCACCCCTTATTGGACCCATTCCTTTCAATGGTTTCTTGTCTCATTGTTGCCGGAGTTTGTGATCGATGCATGGCGCCTCTCCATAGGAATCCAAAGAAGAGAAAAAGGGAGGAGACACCGATCACATAATAGACTACATAGTACTAGTTAA
- the LOC124934704 gene encoding protein WVD2-like 7 produces the protein MMSESPAACLLRSNSQPVATSTIGGFHENELMRALTSSVSFGRYASESFVSDKWTAFTSNRYLEEAKKSSKPGSVKEMKAYFDSHYKKIAANKAASLLEHPSEDSDDQIAKEEEEVAQYETGDDGLDLNREMEKQDSTFVDNENSHVLAVEEEDRANIVNSPVPPKSAVEEEEEEDKENIVKSPASFKVVVEEEEEENIVNIPVPFKKPKEDKKKKPINSFSKSSINGSKPFKPLPPPPPPPLRPSLSKSAQPKPITTNKTPLRQIKKETSTPIIKRIQKIKIDDSTPVIMKKKKTAAINLVESRLLKPNPVNKPLAQHKESSQLIAAADKGKEKKKRMLSSPTKHKMQDKKVEKKRQSFSTTITVVKKKFDSSKTQLPTINHHHQLTEKKKKSSVQELNQRPPWRFSFKSSPERKNVGGGGGAEAYPVNSMMTPRKKRIFR, from the exons ATGATGAGTGAATCGCCGGCGGCCTGTCTTCTCCGATCAAACTCTCAACCAGTCGCCACTTCCACCATCGGCGGTTTTCACGAG AATGAATTGATGAGAGCTTTAACATCATCAGTCTCGTTTGGAAGATATGCTTCGGAATCATTTGTTAGTGATAAATGGACAGCCTTTACTAGTAATAGGTATTTGGAAGAAGCTAAGAAATCATCTAAACCTGGTTCAGTGAAAGAGATGAAAGCTTATTTTGATTCCCATTACAAGAAAATTGCAGCAAATAAAGCTGCTTCATTGCTTGAACATCCAAGTGAAGATTCTGATGACCAAAttgctaaagaagaagaagaagttgctCAATATGAAACAGGGGATGATGGGCTTGATCTGAATAGGGAGATGGAAAAACAAGATTCCACATTTGTCGACAATGAAAACAGTCATGTTCTTgctgttgaagaagaagatagagCAAATATAGTCAACAGTCCTGTTCCACCCAAATCTgctgttgaagaagaagaagaagaagacaaagaaaaTATAGTCAAGAGTCCTGCTTCATTCAAAGttgttgttgaagaagaagaagaagagaatataGTCAACATTCCTGTTCCATTTAAGAAACCCAAAGAAGATAAGAAGAAAAAACCCATAAATTCTTTCTCAAAGTCTTCCATTAATGGCAGCAAACCATTCAAACCTCTTCCACCTCCTCCCCCACCTCCTCTTCGTCCTTCATTATCGAAATCAGCTCAACCAAAGCCAATTACTACAAACAAGACTCCTCTTAGACAAATCAAGAAAGAAACTTCAACTCCTATCATCAAAAGGATTCAAAAAATTAAGATAGATGATTCAACTCCTGTcatcatgaagaagaagaagactgcTGCTATTAATTTGGTGGAAAGTAGACTACTGAAACCAAATCCAGTTAATAAACCATTAGCACAACACAAAGAG TCATCCCAATTGATAGCTGCTGCTGACAAAGggaaagagaaaaagaagaggATGTTGTCTTCCCCAACAAAACACAAGATGCAGGACAAAAAAGTGGAGAAGAAGAGACAATCATTCTCAACTACCATTACAGTTGTCAAGAAGAAATTTGATAGCAGCAAAACACAACTACCCACCATTAATCATCATCACCAATTaacagagaagaagaagaaatcatCTGTTCAAGAATTGAACCAAAGACCACCTTGGAGATTTTCTTTCAAATCTAGCCCAGAAAGGAAAAATGttggtggaggaggaggagcaGAAGCATATCCAGTCAATTCGATGATGACaccaagaaagaaaagaatttTCAGGTAA
- the LOC124936067 gene encoding protein Iojap-related, mitochondrial translates to MLAALRSRVLSFSSTSSSASVIQPLWKLHSSTFNNRTFCSSDVDRSLDLPSSGLLNLAEVEKILEDVKADDVKVVQVRDQCDWADYMVFASGRSAWHVRNIAQALIYKVKQKQRGAERMLLPVVEGEKEGKWIVVDSGPIVVHALDEKARSYYNLERLWIPGASNKEQPNNLGEAFLKVRRINNSKKKVQNLD, encoded by the exons ATGTTGGCAGCTCTGAGATCTCGAGTTCTCTCTTTCTCGTCGACTTCTTCGTCTGCTTCTGTTATTCAGCCGCTATGGAAGTTACATTCTTCTACTTTCAACAACAGAACATTTTGTTCATCTGATGTGGATCGCAGCCTTGATCTTCCCAGTAGTGGACTGTTAAACCTGGCCGAAGTTGAGAAAATTCTAGAAGATGTTAAAGCCGACGACGTCAAGGTTGTTCAAGTGAGGGATCAATGCGATTGGGCTGATTATATGGTCTTTGCTAGCGGCCGTTCGGCTTGGCACGTTCGCAATATCGCTCAAGCACTAATTTACAAG GTAAAGCAAAAACAGAGAGGAGCAGAGAGGATGttgcttcctgttgtggaaggGGAGAAGGAAGGGAAATGGATTGTTGTTGATTCTG GACCAATTGTAGTTCATGCTCTTGATGAGAAAGCTAGATCATATTACAATCTAGAGAGGCTTTGGATACCAGGGGCATCTAATAAAGAACAACCAAAT AATTTGGGGGAGGCTTTCTTGAAGGTTAGAAGAATTAACAACTCAAAAAAAAAGGTTCAAAATCTTGATTGa